Genomic segment of Shewanella sp. OMA3-2:
GTCCATGCGCCTACAGCACCGGTCCAGTTTTGTATTTTACCTTGAAAATGCGATTGGCTCCAACCCGGATCATTAGGGCTAAAGCTAGATAACGCCAGCAAAATATATGTGGCTATCATACAGCAAAATATTAAACCGCCTTCAAGCAGTCGCTGTACTCCACTGAGTGTTTTTAAATTGTTTCCCTGAGTCAACGGAGTCATCCATAAAAAATGAGAGAGATTAATATTACAGAATATAACAGAATTAGTCTGTGTTATCAGTGATTATGCACTGAGTACAGCATAAGCTCAATTGAATGTGAATAGGATTTAATCGCTTAAATTAAGGAATAATTAACAATGGGCAAATAACGAACAGAATTAACCAATGTGATGATTAATTCTGTCATAGTACCCGCCTACTGCCTCATTAATCAACCGCACCTAAGACTGACCAATAGTGTGTCTTCGGCATTATGTAGGAATCAGCATCACTCAACCAGCAAGTTAAGTGCAACTTTATTGGTTTGCTTTACTTCTTCCATGACCACATATGTACGGGTATCAGAAACTGAAGGTAATTTAAGGAGCGTTTCGCCAAGTAAACGACGATATGCCGACATATCCGGCACCCTCGTTTTGAGCAAGTAATCAAAATCCCCGGACACTAAATGACATTCCTGAACATCATCAAGCAACTGAACCGCACGATTAAAACGGTCAAAAATATCAGGGGTATCACGATTTAAGGTAATTTCTACAAATACCAATAAAGAGGCCCCCAAATAGTGGGGATTAACTATTGCTGTATAGCCGTTTATATACCCTTGCTTTTCAAGACGCTTAACTCTTTCTAAGCAAGGGGTTGGGCTAAGGCCCACTCTTTTAGAAAGTTCGACATTTGAAATACGACCATCCATTTGGAGTTCGTTCAAAATGTTTCTATCAATTCGGTCTAAATCTTTGATTGAATAATTTTTATTATTGGCCATATTTTAAACTCCAAAACAACACAAAAACGACATTTGTATCTAATTTGTAACAAAAAAAAGCATGATTAACTACTTAAGCAGTACTATACTAGACAACCTTAGAACAATCACGTTCTAGGAAAATAATTAATAATAAAATTACTCGTCAATCCTACGAATAATAAATAATAAAATGGCTCGCTTATCATGCGAGTTCAATTCTAATCGAGGCTCAAAATATGATTATTGGTGTACCAACAGAAATCAAAAACCATGAATACCGCGTTGGCATGGTTCCCTCAAGTGTTCGCGAATTGACGATTAAAGGTCATGATGTTTTTGTTCAATCTGATGCTGGTATGGGTATTGGCTTTACTGATCAAGATTATTCTGATGCAGGTGCGACAATTTTAGCCACCGCTGCAGACGTTTTTGCTAAATCAGACATGATTGTAAAAGTAAAAGAGCCGCAAGCGATTGAACGAGCCATGTTACGTCACGACCAAATTTTATTTACTTATTTACACCTTGCACCAGATTTAGCACAAACTGAAGATTTAGTTAAAAGTGGCGCTGTATGTATTGCCTATGAAACCGTTACCGATGAGCGTGGTGGCTTGCCTTTACTGGCGCCAATGTCTGAAGTCGCTGGTCGCATGTCTATTCAAGCCGGTGCTCGTGCGCTAGAGAAATCACTTGGTGGCCGTGGCATGTTACTGGGTGGAGTACCTGGTGTAGAGCCAGCTAAAGTTGTGATTATTGGTGGTGGCATGGTTGGAACCAATGCTGCACAAATGGCTGTTGGTATGGGGGCCGATGTAGTTGTTCTTGACCGCAGCATTGATGCTCTACGACGCTTAAATGTGCAGTTTGGCTCAGCAGTCAAAGCGATTTACTCAACTGCAGATGCGATTGAACGTCATGTGCTTGAAGCGGATTTAGTGATTGGCGGTGTATTAGTGCCAGGCGCTGCGGCACCTAAACTTATCACCAAAGACATGGTCAAGCGTATGAAGCCAGGCAGTGCTATTGTAGACGTTGCTATTGACCAAGGTGGGTGTGTAGAAACCTCTCATGCAACAACCCACCAAGACCCTACTTATATCGTTGATGATGTGGTTCACTATTGTGTTGCTAACATGCCTGGCGCGGTTGCTCGCACCTCAACGTTTGCACTAAATAACGCCACCCTGCCTTATATCATTAAGTTAGCTAACCAAGGATATAAGCAAGCATTATTAAACGACAAACACTTCCTCAATGGCTTAAACGTCATGCATGGCAAGATTGTATGTAAAGAAGTGGCTGAAGCTCTTTCACTTCCCTTTACCGACCCAAAAAGTTTACTTGCTTAAAAAGCTTAAACATATAAATTAAAATACCGCTAAATAGCGGTATTTTTTTGTCTATAAAAATGGGTTCTAAAAATTATACTGCGTTCCATCTGAGTCATCAGATAAAAATCTATTTGATCCAGTTTAAAAAAAGCTTACTGATCCGATGCCAGGTTGCCCATTATTGGCGTAATATCAAATGAAGGAAATCAGCTTTAGGCATAGGTTTATAGAAGAAATAGCCCTGCACTGCGGGGATATTCAGCTGGTTAACAAAGTCTAACTGACTCTGAGTTTCAACCCCTTCTGCTACCACTGTCAAATCAAGCGCCTTACTCATGCTCACAATAGCCTCGACTAACGCCTTATGTCTAGGGTCAGTCTCAAGCTGTTGTATAAATGACTTATCAATTTTAATTTGATCAACGGGGAAGTTAACTAAGTATGACAAGGATGAATAACCCGTACCAAAATCATCTATTGAAATCTGTATCCCTCTTTGACGTAGTGTAGAGAGTACTTCACACACTTCAGATTGCTGTTTCATCATCAGTGATTCTGTAATTTCTAAGGTGATCATCTCATAAGGAAACACATCAATATTGTGTGTTTGAACGACACTATCAAAAAACTGTAAAAATCGCTTTTGAAGCTCAGCTGACCAAAACTCTAATGTGGAAACATTAATCGATATTGGAATAATTAAGTTATGCTTCTTTAACTCCATGGCGGTAATAACCGCTTCAGTTTTAACCCACTCACCAATTTCAACAATCAAACCTGATTGTTCGGCAATAGGAATAAATTCAGCAGGCGAAATGTACTTGTCATTATGACACCAACGCAATAACGCCTCTACTTTAATCACTTTGCCACTCAGTGGCTCAACTATGGGTTGATAATATAATTCGAACTCATTTTTGCTAATCGCTTTTTTTAAATAAAAATGCAATTGCGCCGTGCGCTCGGCTTCTAATTGTATTTCCTGGTTAAAAAACTGGTGACAATTGCGGCCTATCGCTTTGGCATTATACATAGCTTGGCTAGCACAATTGAGCATAAGTTCCACGCTGGTTGCATCACTAGGGAATGACGCGAACCCGCTACTCAGAGTTAGCGATATAAATTGATTACAAATAATCATTTCTTTCCCTATCGCCTCTGCCAGTCTTTGAGCAAACTCTGATAACTTATCTGAGCTTTGGTGACCAGGTAATACGATCGCAAATTCATCAGCAGCGATTCGGCAAGGTAAACTATTCTCAGGAATAACTTCCAGCAGCCGTTTACCTACTCGGCACAAGACTTCATCACCATTATCAGCCCCTAAGGAATCATTAATTTGCTTAAAATGGTCTAAATCTAGGATCATCAAACTGAACTGTGATTGACCGTGCGCAGCGCTACTTTGGCTGATTAATGTTTGTAATTTTTTAAATAAATACTTTCGATTAGCTAACCCAGTAAGTTGATCATAATGATTTTGAAAGTCGATTAATTTTTCAGCTATTTTTCTAGCCGAGATATCGGTAATCATCCAAGCATAACAATTTTGCTGTGTTAACGAATCACAAACAACAGTAACAACCAGCTCAATATCGATAATATCATCAGCGGCTTTAAAGCCTTTTAATTCTCCAACCCAAGAAAGTCCACGGTTAATGAAGGAGAATAACTCATCAACAAGTGCTTGCTCTGAATATTGTAAATAAGCCTTAATATCAAAGGTCTTATTTTTATGGTCATAAAGGGAGGTTGAGCTAATAAAGCTTGGATTTGCAGATAAAACAGCATTTTGTTCGTTAGTGATAACTAATGCTATGGGTAAATTTTCAAAAATTTTTCGGCTCAAACGCTGTAAATGTAAACCTCGACTACGCTCAATAGCTAAACTTGCTAACCTGGCCGCCTCTTGAATTAAGTTTAAATCTTGCTCAGTGGGTGATTTTACTGTGTCGTAGTACATAGCAAATGTACCTAATACACAATTTTCGGTATCAAAAATAGGCTCTGACCAACAGGATTTCAACCCTGCTTTAAGAGGTAAAGACTTATAATCAACCCAATTTGGATCTGTTTCAATATCTTCAACTATCACCCTTTGTTGTAAATGCGCAGCAGTACCGCATGAACCAACGTTAGGACCAATAAAGATACCATTAATGGCATCATTATATTCGCTCGGTAGATTAGGCGCCGCACCGGACAATAACCTTTTGCCATCATCACTGAGTAATAACACGGATGCACGGGTGCCCACTTTTTGGGCTTCGATTAACAGCACCAAAGCCTGTAAAATTTCACCTAAAGACACGCCTTCAAGCACCATATTTAAAATAGTGCTATAACGTTCAATGCTGGACTTGTATTGTGCGGTTAATACTAACTCGGACACAAGCTTGGTATCTGGTCGACCTAAATCCATGTCACTCCATATAGACAATAATTACTAGGCAAAAATTTCATCTACTACCTACTAGATTATGCACTATACTCAATATGATCAACTCTAGTCTTAAATATATTAGCCTCTAATGAGAACTATTCCACTACTCACTATTCTGAGTCTCGGCTCATTCTGGCCATATAAAAACCATCAAAGCCATGTTCTGCAACTAAAATCGTTTCATCATCTATCAAGCTAAAATGGGGGTTATCAGCTAGAAAACGATCAACTTGATTACGATTTTCATCAGGCATAATTGAACATGTTGCATAAATCAACATCCCCCCCACCTTTACCATCCGGCTGTAACTGTCAATAATTTGCTTTTGCAGTTCAATCAATATCGGTAAACGCTCGGCTGTATCGCGCCATTTTGAATCAGGGTTACGTTTTAGCACCCCAAGCCCTGAACAAGGCACATCAAGTAATACTCGGTCCGCAGTCAGCTTTAACCGTTTAATGGTTTTAGAGCTAGCAATAATGCGGGTTTCAACATTATGCGCACCGGCTCTTTTAGCACGGGTTTTAAGGTTATCAAGTTTCCATTGCTCAATATCCATCGCTAATAATCGCCCTTTACCTTGCATTTGTGCGGCAATATGCAAGGTTTTACCTCCTGCACCAGCACAGGCATCAACCACACGCATCCCTGGTTTAGCATCAACTGCAGCGGCAACAAGTTGAGATCCTGCATCTTGTTGCTCAAATAAACCTAATTTGAAACATTCGGTTCGAAACAAGGCCGAATCAGATATCACCTCTAGTGCACTGTCAACACGCTCAACTATTTGAGTATCTACACCTTCTTTGGTTAGCTTTTCCATCAAGGTTTCACGATCACACTTTAAGGTGTTCACTCGAATATAACGCTTAGGGGCTTGCATTAATGCCGCGCGTTCAGCGGGCCATTTTTCACCTAATTGTTCATGACCTAAAATATCTAACCATTCTGGGCAGCCATCCCATAAAGTGGGTATCGCTTTAGCTGCTTCAATATTGGCTCTCAATGTCGCTTCATCAACTTGCAATGAATATTGCATTTTAGGTAAGGCTAAATCATGGAACAGATGCCAGCCATTAAGTAATTTAGAGCCCAAACGCTCAAATTCATCCTGTTCAATGTCTACAATAAAACAGTACAGATTTAAGCGACGTAAAATATCACCTGTCACAACAGTTATACGCGCCTGCTCAGCAGGTTCAAGCTGTAGACCAGAGAAGTTATGTGAATAGGCACGATCTAATGGCTTGCCCTGGTTTAAAACCATGGTTAACACATTTAACACCAGCTCAGAAGAACTGCCAGATAAAGAATAAGTCAGCATAACACTCTCAATTTAGACACAATGGATAAACAGAAACACAATTGCGCCGATCATAGGTATTTACGTCACTGATAGCAATAAAAAAGCGACCTAAATGGTCGCTTTACATAGTCATATGGCTTGTTAGCTACTGAATGTAACCTAAATTACAATTTTGAGCCTTTTGCGCCATAAAACAAGATAAACCCATAACATATTACAGGTAAAATAAACGCTGGCTGTAAGCCCATACTGTCAGCCATCACACCTTGTAATAATGGGATGATTGCGCCACCAACAATGGCCAAGCATAGAATACCTGAGCCCTGTGAAGTATGTGGACCTAAATCACGTAACGCTAGACTGAAAATAGTAGGAAACATAATTGAGTTAAATAGTCCGACCGCTAAAATAGACCACATGGCAATCATGCCTTCAGTATTCATAGCCACTAACACTAAAGCAGCTGCCATTAATGAATTGAATGCTAACACGGTTCCCGCTGGAATTTTTTGCATTACCGCAGAGCCAATAAAGCGCCCTATCATTGCCCCACCCCAGTAATAAGCAATATAGTTAGCTGCATCAGCTTCTTTTAATCCGGCAATGTTTTCTTCACCTAAAAAGCTGACTAAAAAGCTGCCAATTGAGACTTCTGCACCCACATAAACAAAAATACCCACTGCACCTAAAACAAGGTGTAACGATTGAACAGCACTGGTTTTACCGTTGTGACTAATTTTACCGCCAACATCAGCAGGTTCATTATGTTCAACAATTTTTGGTAACGTGATTTTGGCAAAGATAGCCGCAAGCAATGCCAACATAGCCGCCAAAATTAAATAAGGTAATTTTACCACTTCAGCTTCTGCCTGAGCATGGCTTAAGTCACCCGTTGCACCTGACGCAACGGATAAAATTAATACCGCACCAAAAAATGGCGCCACTGTAGTCCCTAATGCATTAAATGCTTGGGTTAAATTGAGTCGACTTGATGCGGTTTCAGCACTGCCTAATGCATTAACATAAGGGTTGGCTGCAACTTGTAAAATGGTGATGCCTGAAGCAAGTACAAATAGCGCGCCTAAAAATAGCCCATATACCGCAAGCGCAGCTGCAGGATAAAACAATAAACAACCAATACTGGCAATGACTAGCCCAGTGACTATGCCTTTTTGATACCCTAGTTTTTTAACCAACATACCCGCTGGAAGTGACACTAGAAAATAGGCACCAAAGAAGCAAAATTGAATTAACATGGCTTCTGCATAACTCAGTGAAAATACCGATTTCAGATGAGGAATAAGAATATCGTTCAAGCAAGTAATAAACCCCCACATAAAAAACAATGAGGTTAATGACACGAGTGCAAAACGGTAACTGCCATTGCCACCCGACGCAGAGGTATTTGTTGCACCTGATATTGTTGAAGCCATAATTAAGGTCTCTTATTTATTGTTGTTATTGTGACACTTAAAGCGTGTTAAGTGCGGTTGTAAACTAAAACGCCATTAATCAAAGAGGTTAATGGCACAATCTTATACTTATGATAAATCAGCGAAGAAACTAGCAAACGGCGGCAGTTTTATCTGCTTAGATTTATCAATCTCTCCTGCAAGTAATCCATGCTCACTGTGGATATCACCTAGCGTCACTGAACTTGGCGCATCTGAACTTAGTACCCAAGCACCTAAGTCAAAATAAGCTGTTTCAGCGGTTAAATTGAATAACACCAGCATGGCTTTATCGCTATTGTATCGTTTAAACGCTAACACTGCCGGCGGGGCATCAATAAACTCAATATCCCCTTCTATCAATACAGCCTGATTTTTACGCCACGCTAAGAAATGACGGTAGCTATGCAATACTGAGTGTGGATCCATTTCTTGCACATCAACTGCTTGATTAGCATGTTCAGCAGGAATAGGTAACCAAGGCTGCCCTTGAGTAAAACCTGCCTGAGTCGCTGTTTTCTCCCAAGGGATTGGCGTTCGACATCCATCGCGGCCTTTAAACATTGGCCAAAATGCAATCCCAAATGGGTCTTGCAGTTGTTCAAACTCGATGGGGGCTTCTGTTAAACCTAACTCTTCACCTTGATAACTACAAATACTGCCACGTAATGAACACAGCATACCGTTAAGCATTTTGACTAAGTCGGTATTGGTTTCACCTTTGCCCCAACGAGACGCTACACGTTGTACATCATGGTTACCAATGGCCCAACATGGCCAGCCGTCACCAATACTGGCTTCTAATTCTTCCACTGTTTGACGAATGTAGGCTGCGCTAAAATCATCGGTTAATAGCTCAAAGCTATAAGCCATGTGTAAACGATCATCACCTTGAGTATATTCAGCCATAGTCGCTAATGAGTCTTCAGAAGAGACTTCACCTAAGGTCACTGCGCCTGGGTAGCGATTAATTAATCCACGTAACTGTTCAATAAAGCCTACGGTTTGCGGACGAGTATTATTATAGTAATGATATTGATAAGCGTACGGATTGTCTTCACTAAAACCTCTTCCCTGACGCTGGTCTTTAGGTTTTGCGGGATTATCACGCAGTTGCTCGTCGTGATAACAAAACGTAATCGCATCTAGGCGGAAGCCGTCAACGCCTTTTTTAAGCCAAAATTCGACGTTATCTAATACCGCTTGGCGTAAATCGTCGCAATGAAAGTTTAAGTCTGGTTGGCTTTTTAAGAAGTTATGTAAATAATATTGCTGACGACGAGGCTCCCATTCCCAAGCACAGCCACCAAAGATAGCCAGCCAGTTATTGGGGGCGCTACCATCGTCTTTAGGATCGGCCCATGCATACCAGTCGGCTTTAGGGTTGGTTCTGCTTTGACGACTTTCTTCAAACCATGCATGTTGATCAGAGGTATGACTGAGTACCTGATCGATAATAATCTTAATATCTAAACGATGAGCTTTGCTAATTAACTCATCAAAGTCAGCCATAGTACCGAACATAGGGTCGATATCGCGATAATCGCTAATATCGTAACCAAAGTCTTTCATCGGTGATTTAAAAAAAGGCGAAATCCAAATTGCATCTACGTTCAGACTAGAAATGTAGTCAAGTTTAGCAATGATCCCCTGTAAGTCACCCACGCCATCATCGTTCGAATCCATCAAACTGCGTGGATAAACTTGGTAAATTATTCCGCCGCGCCACCAGGTTACTTGACCCATTACATTCCCTCTAAATGATGCTTAACATCGACCCACTATTCCAATGCTGTTAAACACATGTTGCGACGTTATAACACGTCATCGTGATATTGTTGTTGCATTGAGGATACGTGAATAGGGAAATGCGGTTCAATAGACCTGCATACGTATGCATAAAAATACTTTCAAAATAATTGCTTTTAAAATAGCAATATCACAAACGTATACATACACTTAAGCAATAGAACTCCTATCTTGCTCACGTTAATAAAATGTAAAGCAACCACAACTTTATTACGACAAAGCTTTTGAATACGTATGCATAATATTGTCGGCCAAACAACCCTAGGAGTAGTATCGTCACTGTTGTGCAACAATTTGGTCATAACTTCAGCATTTACTGCAGTCAAATAAGCAGGCTGATACAAAAACACAATAAAGACTGTAACCAAAATCAAAAAGATTGCTAATACTTGAACTCGATAAATCAAGGTTAAGCCGTCGCAAAAGGGGAACGATGAATGTTGCTATTTAAACCAAGCCTACTCACATTAGCGTTAGTCGCTGCAGGAGCAAGCATTAGTGCTTATGCTGCTGACGATGTGAATGCCGCTGTCTCTGCCGATGAAAATATCGAAGTGGTAAAAGTCACTGGTATTCGCCGCAGTTTACAAGAATCACAATCACTAAAAATGTCATCTTCTTCTATCGTAGAAGCTATTTCTGCTGAAGACATTGGTAAATTGCCGGATGTGTCAATCGCTGAGTCACTAGCCCGTTTACCTGGTGTATCTGCACAGCGTCTTGATGGACGCGCTAACGTTATCTCTATTCGCGGTATGGGCCCAGATTTCACCACGGCAACACTAAACGGACGCGAACAAGCCTCTGTGAACGATAACCGTGGTGTTGAGTTTGACCAATATCCATCAGAATTATTAAACCGAGTCGTTGTATATAAAACACCTGACGCCTCTGTGATGGCTCAAGCCATTGGCGGCACGGTTGACATGCAAACTATTAGTCCATTAGCACACGGTGAGCAAACTTTTGCCATTGGTATGCGTGGCGAAATGAATGACCTAGGCGCACTTAATAGTGGCTCAGAAGACAAAGGTTATCGCGGCAGTATCTCTTATATCGACCAATTTGCTGATGATACTATCGGTATTGCGTTAGGCTATGCGCGTATGCAATCGCCTAACCAAGAAGAACGCTGGCAAGCATGGGGTTACCCAGAAAATGCTGCTGGTGATAGCGTATTAGGCGGTGCTAAACCATTTGTACGTTCAAGTGAACTTGAGCGTGATGGTGTGTTAGCTGTTTTTGAATATGCACCAAATGATTTTTTCCATTCAGTGGTAGACGTTTACTACTCTAAATTCACCGATGACCAACGTTTACGTGGTATTGAAATTCCTGCAGCTTGGGGCGCTAACGGCGGTGTTGAAGCGACTAAAACGGAAGACGGCTTAGTCACTGAAGGCGTGATTCGTGGCGCTGAAGTTGTGGTGCGTAACGATGTCAACAAGCGTGATGCTGAATCATTGTCAATTGGTTGGAATAATAAGTTCCAAGTTAATAACAATTGGTCTGTTGAGGCTGATATTGGTTTATCTAAAGCTGACCGTACCGACATTGGTATGGAAAGTTACAGTGGTACAGGCCGTGGCACTGGTGTTGGCGCAGTTGATGACTTAGGCTTTATGAATAATGGCAATGGTGGTTATGAATTTAGCCACAGCCTAAATTATGCAGATCCTAGCGTAATTAGACTTGGCGACTCACTTGGTTGGGGCAGTCCACTGGGTCCTAATACTCAAGATGGTTTTATCAATAAACCTGAAATTGAAGATGAATTACAGTCTTTTCGTTTAAGTGCTGAGTATGTCTTTGATAGCGGCGCATTTCGCAGCATCGAATTTGGCGTAAACCTCACTGAACGTGACAAAACAAAATTAGACAAAGGTTACTACTTAACTCTTAAAGGTTATGACGGCACCGATCCTAATTATATGATGACAGTACCAGACCAATACCTGTTAGCGCCGACATCACTTGGCTTCTTTGGTATGGGTGATGTGCTCAGCTATGATTCATTAGCCTTCTATAATGACGGTAACTATACTGAAACTGACGTCGCTAGCGTTGATTTATCACGTGCTACCAATTCTTGGGCAGTAAGTGAAGAAATTACCACAGCATACGTGATGGGTAATTTAGAAACTGAATTATTTGATATCCCAGTGACCGGTAACCTAGGTTTACAAGCAGTACAGTCTAAGCAAAGCTCTGACGGTACTGTGGCAACGGTTGCTGATGGTGAAGTCACCATGACACCACGCACAGCAGGCGATGATTATGTTGAATGGTTACCGAGTATCAACTTAGGCTTTGAAGTGGCTGATAGCCAAATGATCCGCTTTGCCGCAGCGCGTACATTAACTCGCTCTCGCATGGATCAAATGAATGCTAACGTTAACTTTAGCTACAATGAAAATCCAAATGACGGTATTAACTGGTCTGGTGGTGCAGGTAACCCTGAACTACGTCCTTGGTTAGCCCGCCAGTTTGATTTAAGTTACGAAAACTACTTTAGTGACCAAGGTTACTTTGCAGTAGCAGCATTCTATAAAGACCTAGAAAACTTCGTATACAATCAACAGGCTGTATTTGATTTTAGTACAATTTTACCGCAAAACCCAGGTGATAACCCAATGGGTCTAGTATCGCAACCACAAAATGGTGACGGCGGTTATGTACAAGGTATCGAAGCAACATTCTCGTTAGACTTCGGCTTATTTGCTGATTCACTAACGGGTTTTGGTACTGTGCTTAGTGGCGCTTATAACGATTCTGAAGTTAAAGAAACCGCAGACAGTGACCCTACGGCACTGCCTGGTTTATCAGAAAAAACATTTAGCGCAACGGTTTACTATGAAAACTCAGGCTTTGAAGCCCGTGTTAGCTCACGTTACCGTAGCGACTTCTTAGGTGAAGTCACTGCTATCAGTTTGACTCGTCAAAATGTTAACGTTAAAGCTGAAACCGTGGTTGATGCGCAAGTGGGTTATGACTTTACTGAAAGTGGAATTGATGCCTTATACGGTCTATCAGTGGTACTTCAAGTGAACAACTTAACCAATGAGCCATTCACTTCATATACTGGTGATGATGCCCGTCATGTACGTGACTATCAAAACTACGGTCGCAATTTCATGTTAGGTGCGAACTACAAGTTCTAATCTAGCGGCGACTAAAAAGCCTCTGTAACCTGTTACAGGGGCTTTTTTACTTTATAGCTAATATTACAAGGCGATTACTATGAATAATAACAAAATCAATAACATTGTAATTGTAGGTGGCGGTACATCGGGTTGGATGACAGCGGCCATGCTCACTCGGCTATTTAAGTCTCAACTCAACATTACCTTAATTGAATCTGAGGACATTGGTACCATAGGCGTTGGCGAAGCAACAATACCCCCGCTACAAATATTTAATAGTGTGCTGGGCATTAAAGAAGCAGACTTTATCAAGCAAACCCAGGCCACCTTTAAATTGGGTATTGAATTTGAAAATTGGGGCAAACAACAACAAAGTTATATGCATGCCTTTGGCGACATAGGTAAAAACATTGGTTTTACCCAGTTTCACCATTATTGGTTAAAATCAAACCCACTAGCTAATGCCGACTTCTGGCAATACTCTCTCAATTACCAAGCAGCCAGAGCCAACAAATTTAGCCTAATGGACAAGGTTCCTGGCTCGCCACTGGCGGGCATTACCCACGCCTATCATTTCGATGCAGGCCTTTATGCCAAACTACTGCGCCAATACAGTGAAAACCTTAACGTTAAACGTGTTGAAGGAATAATCACCTCCACTCAATTAACTCAAAACGGCGATATTGAGTCGGTGACGTTAAATGATAATCAGTGTATTTATGGTGACTTTTTTATCGATTGTTCAGGCTTTGCCGCACTCCTTATTGAAAAACAATTGCGCGTTGGTTTTGAAAATTGGCAACACTGGCTTCCCTGTGACAGTGCTTATGCTGTGCAATGTGAACGCACAGCAACAATCACGCCCTATACACGTTCAATTGCCCACGATGCAGGCTGGCAATGGCGTATACCGTTACAAACCCGTACCGGTAATGGTTTGGTTTATTGCAGTAAATTTATCTCCGATGACGATGCTAAAGCACTGTTATTAAACAATCTTGACGGTAAACCATTAACCGAACCCAGAAAGATTACCTTTAAAACTGGCCGACGTGAAAAGCAGTGGTACAAAAACTGTGTCGCTATTGGGTTATCAAGTGGATTTTTAGAGCCGCTGGAATCAACCAGTCTTCATTTGGTTCAGTCAGCCATTATTCGGCTCAGCAAACTATTTCCCCATAATGGGGTTCAGCAAGCCAATATTGATGAGTTTAATCGCCAATCAAAAACAGAGTTTGAACAAATTCGTGACTTTATTATTCTGCATTACCACCTTAATCAGCGGGTAAATAAGCG
This window contains:
- the lrp gene encoding leucine-responsive transcriptional regulator Lrp; the protein is MANNKNYSIKDLDRIDRNILNELQMDGRISNVELSKRVGLSPTPCLERVKRLEKQGYINGYTAIVNPHYLGASLLVFVEITLNRDTPDIFDRFNRAVQLLDDVQECHLVSGDFDYLLKTRVPDMSAYRRLLGETLLKLPSVSDTRTYVVMEEVKQTNKVALNLLVE
- the ald gene encoding alanine dehydrogenase is translated as MIIGVPTEIKNHEYRVGMVPSSVRELTIKGHDVFVQSDAGMGIGFTDQDYSDAGATILATAADVFAKSDMIVKVKEPQAIERAMLRHDQILFTYLHLAPDLAQTEDLVKSGAVCIAYETVTDERGGLPLLAPMSEVAGRMSIQAGARALEKSLGGRGMLLGGVPGVEPAKVVIIGGGMVGTNAAQMAVGMGADVVVLDRSIDALRRLNVQFGSAVKAIYSTADAIERHVLEADLVIGGVLVPGAAAPKLITKDMVKRMKPGSAIVDVAIDQGGCVETSHATTHQDPTYIVDDVVHYCVANMPGAVARTSTFALNNATLPYIIKLANQGYKQALLNDKHFLNGLNVMHGKIVCKEVAEALSLPFTDPKSLLA
- a CDS encoding sensor domain-containing phosphodiesterase — translated: MDLGRPDTKLVSELVLTAQYKSSIERYSTILNMVLEGVSLGEILQALVLLIEAQKVGTRASVLLLSDDGKRLLSGAAPNLPSEYNDAINGIFIGPNVGSCGTAAHLQQRVIVEDIETDPNWVDYKSLPLKAGLKSCWSEPIFDTENCVLGTFAMYYDTVKSPTEQDLNLIQEAARLASLAIERSRGLHLQRLSRKIFENLPIALVITNEQNAVLSANPSFISSTSLYDHKNKTFDIKAYLQYSEQALVDELFSFINRGLSWVGELKGFKAADDIIDIELVVTVVCDSLTQQNCYAWMITDISARKIAEKLIDFQNHYDQLTGLANRKYLFKKLQTLISQSSAAHGQSQFSLMILDLDHFKQINDSLGADNGDEVLCRVGKRLLEVIPENSLPCRIAADEFAIVLPGHQSSDKLSEFAQRLAEAIGKEMIICNQFISLTLSSGFASFPSDATSVELMLNCASQAMYNAKAIGRNCHQFFNQEIQLEAERTAQLHFYLKKAISKNEFELYYQPIVEPLSGKVIKVEALLRWCHNDKYISPAEFIPIAEQSGLIVEIGEWVKTEAVITAMELKKHNLIIPISINVSTLEFWSAELQKRFLQFFDSVVQTHNIDVFPYEMITLEITESLMMKQQSEVCEVLSTLRQRGIQISIDDFGTGYSSLSYLVNFPVDQIKIDKSFIQQLETDPRHKALVEAIVSMSKALDLTVVAEGVETQSQLDFVNQLNIPAVQGYFFYKPMPKADFLHLILRQ
- a CDS encoding RsmB/NOP family class I SAM-dependent RNA methyltransferase, which gives rise to MLTYSLSGSSSELVLNVLTMVLNQGKPLDRAYSHNFSGLQLEPAEQARITVVTGDILRRLNLYCFIVDIEQDEFERLGSKLLNGWHLFHDLALPKMQYSLQVDEATLRANIEAAKAIPTLWDGCPEWLDILGHEQLGEKWPAERAALMQAPKRYIRVNTLKCDRETLMEKLTKEGVDTQIVERVDSALEVISDSALFRTECFKLGLFEQQDAGSQLVAAAVDAKPGMRVVDACAGAGGKTLHIAAQMQGKGRLLAMDIEQWKLDNLKTRAKRAGAHNVETRIIASSKTIKRLKLTADRVLLDVPCSGLGVLKRNPDSKWRDTAERLPILIELQKQIIDSYSRMVKVGGMLIYATCSIMPDENRNQVDRFLADNPHFSLIDDETILVAEHGFDGFYMARMSRDSE
- a CDS encoding sugar MFS transporter; translation: MASTISGATNTSASGGNGSYRFALVSLTSLFFMWGFITCLNDILIPHLKSVFSLSYAEAMLIQFCFFGAYFLVSLPAGMLVKKLGYQKGIVTGLVIASIGCLLFYPAAALAVYGLFLGALFVLASGITILQVAANPYVNALGSAETASSRLNLTQAFNALGTTVAPFFGAVLILSVASGATGDLSHAQAEAEVVKLPYLILAAMLALLAAIFAKITLPKIVEHNEPADVGGKISHNGKTSAVQSLHLVLGAVGIFVYVGAEVSIGSFLVSFLGEENIAGLKEADAANYIAYYWGGAMIGRFIGSAVMQKIPAGTVLAFNSLMAAALVLVAMNTEGMIAMWSILAVGLFNSIMFPTIFSLALRDLGPHTSQGSGILCLAIVGGAIIPLLQGVMADSMGLQPAFILPVICYGFILFYGAKGSKL